In Colletotrichum destructivum chromosome 8, complete sequence, the following proteins share a genomic window:
- a CDS encoding Putative P-loop containing nucleoside triphosphate hydrolase, NWD NACHT-NTPase, translating to MLTKVLPSHLHLTYRVLIHCPQCRVIMSGKPGEQVDERLGVRKRFRSLLQKRFPSRSRATQPDAVLSNQQANSGDVGDSHDVQTTAVPVGDENDLVRVWDEAWVSMQSEEPDLLAKYERYLLAQDNLDANPTPDRLSGKNKKDQLLRTADLKITAAKAKLAEGGVSGRVKTVVEGAVTILIKGKDLVTAIATTEPHAALVWAGCSVLLPFLLNPSAERTAALEGFADAMRILCRFSVIETDLFNGSGVGFMSDTELVRLKDQLRTYLVQLYALIIKLQIRLVLRYDRTAVTRFFRDTVKADDWEPLVKSIKELEDSNFRDINAIGQHVLLHVRTSIERQGQQMSMGFAKMTKGFQRLEKGIEVVHQKILARDDATEDSKCVNAFNIGISYELQKDRNSVCSPDTGEWFFHHPEYQAFQIDRGPQLLFITAEAGGGKSTTMRTFIDKLQAYDEPPLIAYFFFKDDDDRLRSYDDALSCLIYQLLVQEPGLVQHAKRPYREFGDGIRHHTREMWHIIREIASHVKRDIFCILDAVDECTAPHRKKLVTDLTSAFQDILQSTSRLKIVASSRPYHDENHPYAGLCASNKNVRHLAGEDAQVQTDIRKVIRFKTQELARKRGLEQGIQEMLVVKLFEQNVHTRSFLAVQMAFELLDSHNRMQRGAGKRTISIFLADIPKQLGDQFDEMLRRSLDREHAWRLFCAILAARRTLKIPEFKVIYTLTQPTSSTVGPANSYDELELPTDDEEFKRLIRSRCGLFITFVGDSVHLFHQTAREHLMEKTAVSGKTSYAEPARIWEGQTHHPNTKHGPSWKGSISKADANLVCATVCLDILTFTVSQTWVLKVLDSLNSLRGIFQLVRKFVSERPFLQYAAYNWHEHVVLGGDRALRKLSDSRYKAILDLSKTSFWVWFLPLAGYINFTYVHPKAPISNVWSTEIESHRQSGKYGSFLRGEHLEKLFPMGKKVRNLLENTSAAPSLVTPDADGPQWRAEEGYHLIDAFYLAFGDFHLTSASKAVQAMEQGDKERGLMLSTDVPISTLIWTCIADVAPRTLHAALASVSDLEWLHNVPQHIIYRRSKFLTDDLRKAHQEEGWTKPWPPACSTIHAAGASNSSASINLFGALADWVEASPQAAEHSQQLWEAGGFLVPSLCRRLVDSGASIHCEMWRGRRTALQIAASLWEHDLIQILLDLGADPSNCSKNGYTALHWLLKPEDPIDEEHTWANTNEQVRERRMGQPRYQKSRIAASVKALARPLYTQRFTIDLPCKNGKTPLMLAVRSSQTATRTLLDEGAEPDKRDNRGRTALMHFFRGGFSDRSISILEQLLHAGADSRAFNSSGRTAMGYWARSVTSTAWCKINAGPNIYNKVFRVLATLGALAKRDILVQEVASLDVPLMVASRLGNAQLCWALLDAGANPDKHGVAATSPLGAEIETYGHELEELAWNPVLVALRAKAYVTAAILLAYGADVCFQVPKRERTKNNKDGLRIVGTTPLHLVVGGTDRNGWDEPYVVLDGSRFYPGHCAFDAAAVLSHHSVSKLSSSETLSDAKREDDVENSDSEYEIKKDTNVANNTGALMVPFDTLFESAFFPKAPCDPMLEAIISKQQTPTDRQEALAEYMLGRGASVNARTQQGITPLMTSIIQGHLGLARLLLRKGADPNIAAVGGCTPLILAAMNGRRDLVETLLTCSADPDAQLDALPPDECPCGTFVDGRSGSIGHCHAPLSALAVAVDGEHYDVVEALLSHGANANLPIVHHAHGKIPSRHQLRSLEVYVGLSSWYTETELESELEPEPEPERWEGRISIGTALTWARGEMRDLLLRHGADPTQEEAVRECFCPSIGKSRKAGFYGDDDSSNDGYPTSEESDSGTDLPLRRRHSSTMRSSSSDCGSSGDSGFILS from the exons ATGCTGACGAAAGTGCTGCCTAGTCACCTTCATTTGACCTACCGGGTATTGATTCATTGTCCGCAGTGCCGTGTGATCATGTCTGGAAAACCCGGCGAGCAAGTCGACGAGCGTCTTGGCGTGCGTAAACGTTTTCGATCACTACTACAAAAACGATTTCCCTCCAGGAGTCGAGCTACCCAACCCGATGCGGTGCTGTCAAATCAACAGGCGAACTCTGGAGACGTCGGCGACTCACATGACGTTCAAACGACGGCGGTTCCGGTGGGCGATGAGAATGATCTCGTTCGTGTATGGGACGAGGCATGGGTGTCCATGCAATCTGAAGAACCAGACCTGCTTGCGAAATACGAGCGCTACCTCCTAGCCCAGGATAACCTCGACGCGAATCCTACTCCCGATCGTCTCTCTGGCAAAAACAAGAAAGATCAGCTTCTCCGCACCGCTGACTTGAAGATCACGGCTGCAAAAGCGAAGCTTGCAGAGGGAGGAGTCAGTGGCCGTGTTAAAACCGTCGTTGAAGGGGCCGTGACCATTTTGATCAAAGGAAAAGACCTCGTCACAGCTATTGCCACCACTGAGCCGCATGCCGCACTGGTATGGGCAGGATGCAGCGTATTATTACCG TTTCTTCTAAACCCAAGCGCAGAGCGTACCGCTGCTCTGGAGGGGTTTGCTGATGCCATGCGAATTTTGTGCCGATTCAGTGTTATCGAAACGGATTTATTCAATGGCTCCGGCGTCGGCTTCATGTCCGATACAGAGCTCGTAAGGCTGAAAGATCAACTTCGCACGTACTTGGTACAACTATACGCCTTGATCATAAAACTTCAAATTCGGCTTGTTCTTCGATATGACCGTACTGCCGTCACTCGGTTCTTCCGTGATACAGTCAAAGCCGATGACTGGGAACCGCTGGTGAAGAGCATTAAGGAGCTAGAAGATTCCAACTTTAGAGACATAAAT GCGATTGGACAGCATGTCCTGCTCCACGTACGAACTTCCATTGAGCGTCAGGGCCAGCAGATGTCTATGGGATTTGCGAAGATGACCAAGGGGTTTCAACGCCTCGAAAAAGGTATCGAGGTCGTTCATCAGAAAATCCTTGCGCGCGATGACGCCACCGAGGATTCGAAGTGCGTGAATGCCTTCAATATTGGCATCAGCTACGAACTTCAGAAGGACAGGAATAGTGTCTGCTCACCAGACACTGGAGAGTGGTTCTTCCATCACCCTGAGTATCAAGCTTTTCAAATTGATAGGGGGCCACAACTGCTGTTCATCACCGCAGAAGCAGGTGGCGGCAAATCCACCACCATGAGGACCTTTATCGACAAGCTTCAGGCGTATGATGAGCCCCCGTTGATTGCATACTTTTTCTTcaaagatgacgacgatCGACTTCGCAGTTACGACGACGCTTTGAGTTGCTTGATCTACCAACTGCTAGTGCAGGAACCCGGACTAGTCCAGCACGCCAAAAGACCATACCGAGAATTTGGTGACGGAATCAGACATCATACCAGAGAAATGTGGCATATAATCCGTGAGATTGCTTCCCATGTGAAGCGTGACATCTTCTGCATCTTGGATGCGGTAGATGAatgcaccgcaccgcacaGGAAGAAACTCGTAACGGACCTCACCAGTGCTTTCCAAGACATATTGCAGTCGACGTCTCGGTTGAAAATTGTCGCGTCGTCCCGACCATATCATGACGAGAACCATCCCTACGCCGGCCTGTGTGCTTCCAATAAAAACGTTAGACATctggcgggcgaggacgccCAAGTCCAAACCGACATTCGCAAGGTCATTCGGTTCAAGACGCAGGAACTCGCTCGAAAAAGAGGACTCGAACAGGGAATCCAAGAAATGCTGGTGGTAAAGCTCTTTGAGCAAAACGTCCACACGAGATCATTCCTGGCAGTGCAGATGGCGTTCGAACTGTTGGATTCGCATAACAGGATGCAAAGAGGAGCTGGGAAGCGGACTATTAGCATCTTTCTTGCCGATATTCCAAAGCAGCTGGGTGACCAGTTTGACGAGATGCTAAGGAGAAGCCTGGACAGAGAGCACGCTTGGAGACTGTTCTGCGCCATTCTTGCAGCACGAAGAACGCTCAAGATTCCCGAGTTCAAGGTTATATACACTCTGACACAGCCGACAAGCAGCACGGTCGGTCCGGCGAATTCATATGACGAACTCGAGCTACCGACCGATGACGAAGAGTTCAAGCGACTCATTAGGTCTCGATGCGGGCTTTTTATTACCTTTGTCGGGGACTCGGTACACCTGTTTCATCAAACCGCACGGGAACATCTCATGGAAAAAACGGCGGTGTCTGGGAAGACGTCCTACGCTGAGCCTGCACGGATCTGGGAAGGTCAAACTCATCATCCCAACACGAAACACGGGCCGTCTTGGAAGGGTTCTATTTCGAAGGCAGATGCTAATCTCGTTTGTGCGACGGTTTGCCTGGATATCCTAACTTTCACAGTATCACAGACGTGGGTGCTGAAGGT ACTGGATAGCTTGAATTCTCTCCGCGGAATTTTCCAACTTGTTCGTAAGTTCGTTTCGGAACGACCATTCCTCCAGTACGCTGCCTATAACTGGCATGAGCATGTCGTTCTTGGGGGCGATCGCGCTTTGAGGAAACTTTCAGACTCACGGTACAAGGCCATTCTGGACCTTAGCAAGACCTCGTTCTGGGTGTGGTTTCTTCCGCTTGCAGGATATATCAATTTCACCTATGTTCATCCGAAAGCACCAATATCCAATGTTTGGTCAACCGAGATAGAGTCTCACAGACAGAGCGGCAAATATGGGTCGTTTCTGAGGGGAGAACACCTTGAGAAGCTCTTCCCCATGGGTAAGAAAGTGCGCAACCTATTGGAAAACACATCAGCAGCGCCGTCTCTAGTGAC GCCCGATGCTGACGGTCCTCAATGGCGGGCCGAAGAAGGCTACCACCTCATCGATGCATTCTATCTAGCCTTTGGAGACTTTCATCTTACAAGTGCTAGCAAAGCAGTGCAAGCTATGGAACAAGGAGACAAGGAGCGAGGCTTGATGCTCTCAACAGATGTACCCATCTCGACTCTGATCTGGACATGTATCGCGGACGTCGCACCAAGGACTCTCCACGCAGCATTGGCTTCCGTGTCGGATCTGGAGTGGCTTCACAATGTACCCCAACACATCATCTACCGCCGGAGCAAGTTTCTCACGGATGATTTAAGAAAGGCTCATCAAGAAGAGGGTTGGACAAAGCCTTGGCCACCCGCATGCAGTACGATACATGCAGCAGGAGCAAGCAACTCATCCGCGAGTATCAATCTATTTGGTGCGCTGGCCGACTGGGTAGAGGCTTCTCCGCAAGCTGCCGAACATTCTCAACAACTATGGGAAGCGGGCGGTTTCCTCGTCCCTTCCTTATGCCGCCGACTTGTTGACTCGGGAGCTTCCATTCATTGCGAAATGTGGAGGGGCCGCCGGACCGCTCTACAGATTGCAGCCTCACTTTGGGAACATGACCTGATACAGATACTCCTGGACTTGGGTGCAGACCCTTCCAACTGTTCTAAAAATGGCTACACTGCCCTGCATTGGCTATTAAAGCCGGAAGACCCtatcgacgaggagcacaCATGGGCGAACACCAACGAGCAAGTCAGAGAGCGCAGGATGGGCCAGCCGCGCTATCAAAAATCCCGAATCGCTGCATCCGTCAAGGCTCTCGCGCGACCATTGTACACTCAGAGATTTACAATCGACTTACCTTGTAAGAATGGGAAGACACCACTTATGCTTGCTGTAAGGAGCTCTCAAACGGCGACCAGAACGCTGTTGgacgaaggcgccgagcCGGACAAGCGAGATAATCGGGGCCGCACTGCCCTCATGCACTTCTTTCGGGGGGGCTTCAGCGACCGGTCAATCTCGATCTTGGAGCAACTGCTCCATGCCGGAGCTGACAGCCGGGCGTTCAACTCGTCTGGGAGGACGGCTATGGGCTACTGGGCACGCAGCGTGACCAGCACAGCCTGGTGCAAAATCAACGCAGGCCCCAATATCTACAACAAAGTCTTCCGCGTGTTAGCTACTCTCGGTGCACTCGCAAAACGAGATATCTTGGTTCAAGAAGTGGCCAGCCTGGATGTTCCACTCATGGTGGCGTCGCGGCTTGGCAACGCCCAGCTCTGTTGGGCCCTGTTGGACGCAGGCGCGAACCCCGACAAACACGGAGTTGCAGCAACCAGCCCTCTGGGTGCCGAAATAGAAACCTACGGTCACGAACTGGAGGAGCTGGCATGGAACCCAGTCCTGGTTGCGTTGCGGGCAAAGGCCTACGTGACTGCTGCAATCCTCTTGGCGTACGGCGCCGATGTCTGCTTCCAAGTACCGAAGCGCGAACGGACAAAGAACAACAAAGATGGTCTCAGAATAGTGGGAACTACGCCGCTTCATCTGGTGGTCGGTGGTACTGACCGCAACGGTTGGGATGAACCCTATGTAGTACTTGACGGCAGCAGGTTCTACCCAGGTCACTGTGCATTCGATGCGGCGGCTGTTCTCTCGCACCATTCAGTCTCGAAACTATCAAGTTCAGAAACGCTATCCGATGCGAAGAGGGAAGACGACGTGGAAAATTCAGAT TCGGAATATGAGATCAAGAAAGACACAAACGTAGCCAATAACACCGGGGCACTGATGGTGCCGTTCGATACCCTATTTGAATCTGCCTTCTTTCCCAAAGCGCCCTGCGATCCGatgctcgaggccatcatcagcaaGCAACAGACACCGACCGATCGACAGGAGGCTTTGGCAGAGTATATGCTTGGAAGAGGAGCGTCTGTGAACGCAAGGACCCAGCAAGGCATCACCCCCTTGATGACCTCCATCATCCAAGGACACTTGGGCCTTGCCAGACTATTACTCAGGAAGGGCGCCGACCCCAATATTGCGGCTGTTGGAGGCTGCACGCCCCTGATACTAGCAGCGATGAACGGTCGTCGAGATCTCGTCGAGACTCTTCTTACCTGTAGCGCCGACCCAGACGCGCAGCTTGATGCTCTTCCCCCCGATGAGTGCCCCTGCGGCACGTTCGTCGATGGACGGAGTGGTTCCATTGGACATTGTCACGCGCCGCTCAGCGCCCTGGCGGTGGCCGTGGACGGCGAGCATTatgacgtcgtcgaggcttTGCTTTCGCACGGGGCGAATGCGAACTTGCCCATTGTGCATCACGCACACGGCAAGATCCCGTCGAGGCACCAACTACGTAGCTTGGAGGTATATGTGGGGCTGAGTTCTTGGTACACCGAGACGGAGTTGGAGTCAGAGctggagccggagccggagccggaacGGTGGGAAGGACGCATCAG